Proteins encoded within one genomic window of Komagataella phaffii GS115 chromosome 3, complete sequence:
- a CDS encoding Phenylpyruvate decarboxylase, catalyzes decarboxylation of phenylpyruvate to phenylacetaldehyde, whi, whose product MAPVPDIAYHTLNDLDHSWSMAPSASTIPMGEYIFRRIQSLGVSSVFGVPGDFNLNLLEHLYSVEGMSWVGCANELNSAYAADGYSRASNKMGCVITTFGVGELSAINGISGAFSEYVPILHIVGTTPLSAKIAENNHTHHLVPKLSVFEPSDHFTYEKMVAPVSCHQETVVNASDAPGQIDTLIRQILKYKRPGYLFLPSDLADINVDGDFLIQRTTQQFYQSVDTNQSLTREVATKVLDKIYNCSNPAVLGDILCDRFQVTEHVRAFVKNACIKSFSTFMGKSVLDESDSRYIGTYNGVESNNEVIGYFQASDLILHIGNYYNEINSGHDTLYNNIDEEQLILMHPEYIKIGTELFRNVNFVHVLDVMLQMMDVSQIPRGISPTLSKKEINHIEHISASTPISQTHLLHKLQDFIKEDDFVVVETGSIMFGLPDLVLPKGARLFGQHFYLSIGYALPAALGVGVAMKDGNSKGRLILLEGDGSAQMTIQEFGNYVYQQITPIIFLLNNSGYTVERIIKGPQREYNDILPNWNWTEIFKTFGDRYESKSETKKIQTVEELDQVMLYTNNNNSKLKLFEVILDQMDVPWRFSYMTAASKNKAKIVG is encoded by the coding sequence ATGGCCCCAGTTCCAGATATAGCATACCATACTTTGAACGACCTGGATCATTCATGGTCCATGGCACCAAGTGCCTCAACCATTCCAATGGGTGAATACATTTTCAGAAGAATCCAATCATTAGGCGTATCCAGTGTGTTTGGGGTTCCCGGAGATTTCAATCTGAACCTATTGGAGCATCTCTACTCAGTGGAAGGCATGTCGTGGGTAGGTTGTGCCAACGAACTAAACTCTGCCTATGCTGCAGACGGTTACTCTAGAGCTTCAAATAAAATGGGATGTGTGATAACAACTTTTGGTGTTGGAGAGTTGAGTGCAATCAATGGAATATCAGGTGCTTTCTCAGAGTACGTGCCTATTCTTCATATTGTTGGAACAACTCCTCTCTCTGCCAAGATTGCTGAAAACAATCATACCCATCATTTGGTCCCAAAGTTGTCTGTCTTTGAGCCGTCAGACCATTTCACGTACGAAAAAATGGTAGCACCTGTTTCTTGTCATCAGGAAACTGTTGTAAATGCTAGTGATGCACCAGGACAGATTGACACATTGATAAGACAGATCTTGAAGTACAAAAGGCCAGGATATCTGTTTTTACCTTCTGATTTGGCCGATATCAATGTAGATGGGGATTTTTTAATTCAAAGAACTACTCAACAATTCTATCAATCCGTCGACACAAATCAATCTCTAACAAGAGAGGTTGCAACCAAGGTACTGGATAAGATATacaattgttcaaatcCTGCCGTGCTGGGAGATATACTTTGCGATCGTTTCCAAGTAACTGAACATGTTAGAGCATTTGTCAAAAATGCATGTATCAAGAGTTTTTCCACTTTCATGGGTAAATCAGTCCTGGATGAGAGTGACTCAAGATATATCGGAACCTACAATGGCGTGGAGTCAAATAACGAGGTGATTGGATACTTCCAGGCTTCTGATCTCATATTGCATATTGGAAACTACTACAATGAAATCAACTCTGGACATGACACTTTGTACAACAACATCGACGAAGAGCAATTGATCCTTATGCATCCAGAGTACATCAAAATTGGAACTGAGTTGTTCAGGAACGTCAACTTCGTGCACGTCCTAGACGTAATGCTTCAAATGATGGATGTGTCTCAAATCCCCCGAGGCATTAGCCCCActttatcaaagaaagagattaACCACATCGAACACATTTCAGCTTCCACTCCAATTTCTCAAACACACCTTCTGCATAAATTGCAAGACTTCATTaaggaagatgattttgTTGTAGTGGAAACAGGATCTATTATGTTCGGACTTCCGGATTTAGTCCTTCCAAAGGGTGCCCGTTTGTTTGGACAGCATTTCTACTTGTCCATTGGCTACGCTTTACCTGCTGCCCTAGGAGTAGGAGTTGCTATGAAAGATGGAAACAGTAAGGGAAGACTCATCCTTTTAGAGGGAGACGGATCCGCCCAAATGACTATTCAAGAATTCGGAAACTATGTCTACCAGCAAATCACTCCTATCATTTTTCTCTTAAACAACAGCGGATACACGGTGGAAAGAATAATTAAGGGGCCTCAAAGGGAATATAATGATATTTTGCCAAACTGGAATTGGACCGAAATTTTTAAGACATTTGGAGACAGATATGAATCTAAAAgtgaaacaaaaaagaTCCAAACTGTCGAGGAGTTGGACCAAGTTATGCTGTACACCAATAATAACAATTCCAAGCTGAAGCTTTTTGAAGTAATACTTGATCAAATGGATGTTCCTTGGAGATTTAGTTATATGACTGCTGCCAGCAAGAACAAAGCCAAAATCGTAggttaa
- a CDS encoding Nuclear protein that binds to RNA and to Mex67p, required for export of poly(A)+ mRNA from the nucle — translation MASLDKSLDEIISSNKKPVVRSKKAPAPKASKVAKVSKKQVARNNIPKASVPKTPGSSDYIDPSYATKVIVYNLPHDIKQNAVKEFFQSQVGGVKSIALSYNEKGLSKGIATVVFRDNTHATTAVKKYNGAPIDGGANKLRLEMIFDPTKKPLISRISANPVVEKPRKLNVQPIQTINKKKGPKATSKPAAAKPAPSKAGPKGGKKVRKPKKTVEELDQEMADYFENKN, via the exons atggCCTCTCTAGATAAATCCTTGGATGAAATCATCTCCTCCAACAAAAAACCTGTGGTGCGTTCAAAGAAAGCCCCAGCTCCGAAGGCTTCTAAAGTCGCCAAAGTGAGCAAGAAACAAGTGGCAAGAAACAATATCCCTAAGGCATCAGTTCCCAAGACGCCTGGCAGTTCTGATTACATTGATCCCTCTTATGCCACCAAGGTTATTGTTTACAACTTGCCACATGACATCAAACAGAATGCTGTAAAA gaattctttcaatccCAAGTGGGAGGTGTCAAGTCTATTGCCCTGTCTTACAATGAGAAAGGTTTGTCCAAAGGTATTGCTACTGTTGTGTTCCGAGACAATACCCATGCTACAACTGCTGTCAAAAAGTACAATGGAGCTCCAATTGACGGTGGTGCCAACAAGCTCAGATTGGAAATGATTTTTGATCCTACCAAGAAGCCTTTGATTTCCAGAATCTCCGCTAA CCCCGTTGTTGAGAAACCCAGAAAATTGAATGTTCAACCAATCCAGACGATcaataagaaaaaaggCCCAAAGGCTACTTCCAAACCTGCTGCCGCCAAACCTGCTCCTTCAAAAGCCGGTCCCAAGGGAGGTAAGAAGGTGAGAAAGCCAAAGAAGacagttgaagaattggatcAGGAAATGGCTGActactttgaaaataagAATTAG
- a CDS encoding Mitochondrial NAD+ transporter, involved in the transport of NAD+ into the mitochondria (see also YE, which produces MSKNAQVDDLAHGLAGAGGGILSMIITYPLLTLSTHAQSSKTQKPLDGSVDEKELEPKKSSTYGTLKRILKKQGVRGLYNGLESAILGIAVNNFIYYYFYELTGNTLEGLSRGRKRGSRVGGLSAFQSIVAGAIAGVISRIATNPIWVANTRMTVLSREQRDLKRVNTLQAILYIFKTEGFKTLFSGLIPALFLVLNPIIHYTIFEQLKTLLVKTRKRALTPLDALLLGAFGKLISTVITYPYVTLRTRMHLQNAENARNSSGESSVSNSAVLSATSDEDLGKEGDNEKKIAQEQPTNTIWGLSTKMLKEEGISSFYSGMSVKLSQSILSAAFLFFFKEELVSASDVAIKAVKKVDYKSFLNNPAQVVPDLNPAPSPNADGSPVDI; this is translated from the coding sequence ATGTCAAAAAACGCTCAGGTTGACGATCTTGCCCATGGGCTTGCAGGTGCCGGAGGGGGAATTCTCTCAATGATTATCACTTATCCCCTTCTGACCCTATCAACCCATGCccaatcttcaaaaaccCAGAAACCACTAGATGGCTCTGTAGATGAGAAGGAATTGGAGCCCAAGAAGTCTTCAACTTACGGTACTCTAAAACggattttgaaaaagcagGGAGTTCGGGGTCTCTACAACGGGCTGGAAAGTGCTATCCTTGGGATAGCAGTCAACAACTTCATTTATTACTACTTCTATGAGCTAACTGGAAACACTTTGGAAGGCTTGTCCCGTGGTAGAAAGAGAGGTTCCAGAGTTGGTGGTCTCTCTGCATTCCAAAGTATTGTTGCTGGAGCTATTGCTGGTGTGATTTCCCGTATTGCCACAAATCCTATCTGGGTAGCAAATACCAGAATGACTGTTCTTTCCAGAGAACAGAGAGATCTGAAGAGGGTAAACACATTGCAGGCAATTTTGTACATCTTCAAGACTGAGGGATTCAAAACGCTGTTCAGTGGCCTCATTCCGGCATTGTTTTTGGTCCTGAACCCGATCATTCATTACACGATTTTTGAGCAACTGAAAACACTACTGGTAAAGACAAGAAAGAGAGCGTTGACTCCCTTGGATGCTTTACTGTTGGGTgcttttggaaaacttaTTTCAACGGTGATCACCTACCCCTACGTCACCCTGAGAACTAGAATGCATTTGCAAAACGCTGAGAATGCTAGGAATTCTTCCGGTGAGAGCTCAGTCAGCAATTCCGCTGTTCTTTCGGCCACGTCAGACGAAGACTTGGGCAAAGAGGGCGACAACGAGAAAAAGATTGCCCAGGAACAACCTACCAACACTATTTGGGGCCTTTCCACGAAAATGTtaaaagaagaaggaatATCAAGTTTCTACAGTGGAATGTCTGTCAAGTTATCGCAGTCAATCTTGTCAGCTGCctttttgttctttttcaaagaagagttGGTATCAGCCAGTGATGTGGCAATTAAGGCGGTGAAAAAGGTCGACTACAAGTCTTTCTTGAATAACCCCGCTCAAGTAGTGCCTGATTTGAACCCTGCACCATCTCCCAATGCTGACGGCTCTCCAGTGGATATTTAG